One window of the Acaryochloris sp. CCMEE 5410 genome contains the following:
- a CDS encoding Glu/Leu/Phe/Val dehydrogenase, whose translation MGTDDQLFNDATHRLTTALAHVDLPEDVLETLKYPKAQLGVSIPVRMDNGELKIFQGYRVRYDDTRGPAKGGVRYHPGVSIDEVQSLAFWMTFKCAALNLPFGGGKGGITVDPKSLSRMELERLSRGYIDAIADFIGPDVDILAPDVYTNPMIMGWMMDQYSIIKRQICRGVVTGKPLAIGGSVGRNTATGMGAFFVIEAMAPKLELIPEKTTVAVQGFGNAGAVVAELLNQVGYKVVAVSDSQGGIYAPQGLDIASIRKHKDASRSMKAVYCDGSVCSIIEHDTITNEELLALDVDVLIPAALENQITADNAQQIKAKYIFEVANGPITSAADAILVESGTTVFPDILVNAGGVTVSYFEWVQNRSGLYWTEAEVQKQLQQKMVEETETIWQIAQTKAISVRTAAYVHALNRIGEAVTAKGTRDYYANHPS comes from the coding sequence ATGGGTACGGATGATCAACTCTTTAACGATGCCACTCACCGCCTAACCACTGCCTTAGCGCATGTGGACTTACCCGAAGATGTTTTGGAAACTTTGAAATATCCCAAGGCCCAACTCGGGGTCTCCATTCCGGTGCGTATGGATAATGGTGAACTAAAAATCTTTCAAGGATATCGTGTCCGCTATGACGACACTCGCGGTCCGGCAAAGGGTGGGGTCAGGTATCATCCTGGCGTCTCGATTGATGAAGTCCAGTCCTTAGCATTTTGGATGACTTTTAAGTGTGCCGCCCTAAACTTACCCTTTGGCGGTGGTAAGGGTGGCATCACAGTAGACCCCAAATCCCTCTCCCGAATGGAGCTAGAGCGCTTAAGCCGAGGCTATATTGATGCCATTGCTGATTTTATTGGCCCGGATGTGGATATTCTGGCTCCCGATGTCTATACCAACCCGATGATTATGGGCTGGATGATGGATCAGTACAGCATTATCAAACGCCAAATTTGCCGAGGCGTGGTGACAGGCAAACCCCTGGCGATTGGTGGCAGTGTGGGCAGAAACACAGCCACGGGGATGGGAGCCTTTTTCGTGATTGAAGCGATGGCACCAAAGTTGGAGCTGATTCCTGAGAAGACGACTGTGGCGGTACAGGGATTTGGTAATGCTGGCGCGGTCGTGGCTGAGCTGCTAAATCAGGTGGGCTATAAAGTTGTTGCCGTTAGCGATTCCCAGGGCGGTATTTATGCCCCGCAAGGTTTGGATATTGCCAGTATCCGCAAGCATAAAGACGCCAGCCGCTCCATGAAGGCGGTCTATTGTGATGGCAGTGTCTGCAGCATTATTGAGCATGACACGATCACCAATGAAGAGTTGCTGGCTTTAGACGTAGATGTGCTGATTCCCGCAGCGTTAGAGAATCAAATTACGGCTGATAATGCCCAGCAGATCAAGGCGAAATATATTTTCGAGGTGGCCAATGGTCCTATCACTTCAGCTGCAGATGCAATTTTAGTAGAGTCTGGCACGACGGTTTTCCCAGACATTTTGGTAAATGCGGGGGGCGTCACGGTGAGCTATTTTGAATGGGTGCAAAATCGGAGTGGTCTCTACTGGACGGAGGCAGAAGTGCAGAAGCAGCTTCAGCAAAAGATGGTGGAGGAGACAGAGACGATTTGGCAAATCGCTCAAACTAAAGCAATCTCTGTAAGGACTGCAGCCTATGTGCATGCCCTCAACCGAATTGGTGAAGCTGTGACAGCTAAAGGGACAAGGGACTACTATGCGAATCACCCATCATGA
- a CDS encoding mechanosensitive ion channel protein: MLILESSEIEHCSLYHNIDGNQKKLAGASYQDRLYVRQSNFSKNQRQEALEYCRTAFLESKGNSSVLLVEDETEFTAWVEDKQASLAPEKTIDRITLINLEKLVAKMRTVGGIKIKNRVYRLKEYPYCFIGSEAVRWLMHNVKLSREEAIGLGQRLMDDKWIHHVSDSHQFKDEELFYRFYWDED, encoded by the coding sequence ATGCTAATACTTGAAAGTTCCGAAATCGAGCATTGTAGCTTATATCATAATATTGATGGAAATCAAAAGAAGTTAGCTGGTGCTAGCTATCAAGATAGACTATATGTCCGTCAGTCAAATTTCTCCAAAAATCAACGACAAGAGGCCTTAGAATATTGTCGAACAGCTTTCCTTGAATCCAAAGGTAATAGCTCGGTTTTACTAGTTGAGGATGAAACAGAATTCACTGCCTGGGTTGAGGATAAGCAAGCATCTCTTGCCCCTGAAAAAACTATCGACCGAATTACCTTAATTAATCTGGAGAAATTGGTCGCCAAGATGCGTACTGTCGGTGGCATCAAGATCAAGAATCGGGTTTATCGGCTAAAAGAGTATCCATATTGCTTTATTGGGTCTGAGGCAGTTCGCTGGTTGATGCACAATGTTAAATTGTCGCGAGAAGAGGCGATTGGATTAGGGCAACGGTTAATGGATGACAAATGGATCCATCATGTTTCTGATAGTCATCAATTTAAAGATGAAGAGTTATTTTATCGGTTCTACTGGGATGAAGATTAA
- a CDS encoding DUF3179 domain-containing (seleno)protein, which translates to MSHFEPSRLQKQPDLFQRFEVMDQGRAIVSTRLPDSAELIVFERHGQRRALLVQEMAYHHLAQGTLADQPYIVSFCGVCHSGVGLTPVVEGQPYHFQVGGLYNGVAILTDDETGTYWDHITGQAVYGPLEGTQLDTWSLEMTTVAAARRQEPELRILRSHQRPIFRRVMRFGQWMFGQTGYLPKLFTQTIAPEDPRLPRMTMGLGVVVDGCARFYPHSEIEPQITDDWNGRTLQVSLNPLDGVPRAAWADGTRPLQYFLRWYGFALTFPHCSIYGLDQKEVI; encoded by the coding sequence ATGTCTCACTTCGAACCCAGCCGTTTGCAGAAGCAGCCGGATTTATTTCAGCGTTTTGAGGTAATGGATCAAGGGAGAGCCATTGTCTCCACCCGGCTACCGGACTCTGCTGAGCTGATTGTGTTTGAACGACACGGTCAACGACGGGCTTTGTTAGTGCAAGAGATGGCGTATCACCATCTGGCTCAAGGAACGTTGGCGGATCAGCCTTATATCGTTTCATTTTGTGGCGTCTGTCATAGCGGTGTGGGACTGACGCCTGTCGTGGAGGGGCAACCCTATCATTTTCAGGTAGGTGGACTGTACAACGGGGTTGCCATTCTCACGGATGATGAAACGGGCACCTATTGGGACCACATTACGGGGCAAGCAGTCTATGGTCCCCTAGAAGGGACTCAGCTAGATACTTGGAGTCTAGAAATGACTACGGTGGCGGCGGCCCGCCGGCAAGAACCTGAGTTACGGATTTTGCGATCGCATCAGCGTCCTATTTTCCGACGAGTGATGCGCTTTGGCCAGTGGATGTTTGGTCAAACAGGCTATTTACCGAAGTTGTTTACCCAAACCATAGCTCCCGAAGATCCGCGATTACCCAGAATGACAATGGGCTTGGGAGTTGTGGTAGATGGATGTGCTCGTTTCTATCCTCACAGTGAGATTGAACCGCAGATTACCGATGACTGGAATGGGCGAACGCTACAGGTATCACTCAATCCCCTAGATGGTGTCCCCAGAGCAGCCTGGGCTGACGGCACTCGACCTTTACAATACTTTCTCCGCTGGTACGGCTTTGCCCTGACCTTCCCCCACTGCAGTATTTACGGTTTAGACCAGAAGGAAGTGATCTGA
- a CDS encoding TetR family transcriptional regulator — translation MASLDPKPNATPKGKQKRDAAATKARILAAATEEFAKYGLAGARTAAIATQSQVTKAMLCYYFTNKETLYRAVLQRLVSDINSAFKPTDWDQQTPAQALEAMIRAYLTFESQNRWHGMLWFQEAIQNQGRYGEETGWQAGFQSMVSVLEKGMAIGQFRQLDPFLTAINILGVCSFYFDAHENLKYLDAQQQLLSPEMVGRQTEEVVRLVLAGVSVGPEI, via the coding sequence ATGGCGTCTCTTGATCCAAAACCAAACGCTACTCCAAAGGGGAAGCAGAAACGAGATGCGGCAGCGACAAAAGCTCGGATTTTGGCCGCGGCAACGGAAGAGTTTGCTAAGTATGGGTTAGCGGGGGCGCGCACGGCTGCGATCGCAACCCAAAGTCAAGTCACTAAAGCGATGCTGTGCTACTACTTCACCAATAAGGAAACCCTCTATCGGGCGGTGTTACAGCGGTTAGTCAGTGATATAAATTCGGCTTTTAAACCGACTGATTGGGACCAACAGACGCCAGCGCAAGCCTTAGAAGCGATGATTCGGGCCTACCTGACCTTTGAATCCCAAAACCGATGGCATGGCATGTTGTGGTTTCAGGAAGCAATTCAGAATCAAGGGCGGTATGGAGAAGAGACGGGTTGGCAGGCAGGTTTTCAATCGATGGTTAGTGTCTTAGAAAAAGGGATGGCAATAGGCCAGTTCCGGCAGCTCGATCCGTTTTTGACAGCGATCAATATTTTGGGGGTCTGCTCGTTTTATTTTGATGCCCACGAAAACTTGAAATATCTGGATGCCCAACAACAACTGTTGAGCCCCGAAATGGTGGGGCGACAGACGGAAGAAGTAGTGCGTTTGGTTCTCGCTGGCGTTTCCGTAGGTCCCGAAATATAA
- a CDS encoding NADPH-dependent FMN reductase: MSSPIKILALAGSARIESFNKKLVKIAAAGAADAGAEVTLIDLLDYPMPLFNEDLEAKDGLPESVLQFKALLKSHQGLLLACPEYNGSITPLLKNAIDWASRPEPGEAPMALSCFKGKVAALLSASPGSLGGMRGLVHVRAILEGIGVLVIPEQKAISGAYQAFDDQGHLVDEKQVDAVCAIANKLATVTAKLSQ; the protein is encoded by the coding sequence ATGTCATCCCCCATTAAAATCCTGGCCCTTGCCGGTAGCGCCCGTATTGAGTCTTTCAATAAAAAACTCGTCAAGATCGCGGCGGCCGGTGCAGCCGATGCTGGCGCTGAGGTCACCCTAATCGACTTGTTGGATTATCCCATGCCCTTATTTAATGAAGATTTGGAAGCCAAAGATGGCCTCCCAGAGTCGGTCCTTCAGTTTAAGGCGCTCCTTAAAAGCCACCAGGGCTTACTATTGGCCTGTCCTGAATACAACGGTTCTATTACCCCATTGCTGAAAAATGCAATTGACTGGGCCTCTCGCCCAGAACCGGGGGAAGCACCCATGGCGTTGAGTTGTTTTAAGGGTAAAGTGGCTGCGCTGCTATCTGCGTCCCCAGGTAGTTTAGGGGGAATGCGGGGTCTAGTGCATGTGCGCGCCATTTTAGAAGGGATTGGAGTCCTAGTCATTCCTGAGCAGAAGGCGATTTCAGGGGCTTATCAAGCCTTTGACGATCAGGGTCATTTAGTCGATGAGAAACAGGTTGATGCGGTATGTGCGATCGCAAATAAGCTCGCCACCGTAACCGCAAAACTATCCCAGTAA
- a CDS encoding alpha/beta fold hydrolase gives MVKRDRSDVVATQYESAEMKPTELLPEDRYVKVGSVKTRYWQMGDSGSAVILLHGGGGYIELWKYNIFELAKHHRIYAFDMVGAGRSERPNTDYTYDFMAQFTREFMKVLDIPKASLIGKSAGGGVALTFALKFPALIDRLVLAGSAGLGPEINLLLRITTITGLGKLLSSPTKSGLRMLCKQSVYNSNLITEEMVDEFYQMAILPGAAAATINLGRSIFNVWGQFSQPITERLQTITAPTLIIWGQQDPMVPVSHGQNAAQIMPNARLEIFEECGHWSSIEHPQKFNQVILGFLSSF, from the coding sequence ATGGTTAAACGTGATAGAAGTGATGTGGTCGCTACCCAGTATGAATCAGCTGAGATGAAACCAACTGAGCTCCTCCCAGAAGATCGCTATGTCAAAGTTGGGTCAGTGAAGACGCGATACTGGCAAATGGGCGACTCAGGTAGCGCTGTCATTTTGCTGCATGGCGGTGGTGGTTATATCGAGTTGTGGAAATACAACATCTTTGAATTAGCCAAGCATCATCGCATTTATGCCTTTGATATGGTCGGTGCCGGTCGCTCTGAAAGACCAAATACCGATTACACATATGATTTTATGGCTCAGTTCACCCGAGAGTTTATGAAGGTATTGGATATCCCTAAAGCGAGTTTGATCGGAAAGTCTGCTGGTGGGGGTGTGGCGCTGACGTTTGCGCTGAAATTTCCAGCGTTAATCGACCGCCTCGTTTTAGCTGGGAGTGCGGGGTTAGGTCCAGAAATTAATCTGTTACTTCGGATCACAACGATTACGGGGCTAGGGAAATTATTAAGCTCACCCACCAAATCAGGTTTAAGAATGTTGTGTAAGCAGTCAGTCTATAACTCGAATCTCATTACTGAAGAAATGGTCGATGAGTTCTATCAAATGGCTATCCTGCCAGGAGCCGCAGCGGCAACGATTAACTTAGGACGCTCCATTTTCAACGTCTGGGGGCAGTTCTCCCAGCCCATTACCGAGAGACTACAGACCATCACAGCCCCAACCCTCATCATTTGGGGACAACAAGATCCGATGGTTCCTGTCAGCCATGGTCAGAATGCTGCTCAAATCATGCCCAATGCTCGATTGGAAATTTTCGAGGAATGTGGTCATTGGAGTTCCATTGAGCATCCCCAGAAATTCAATCAGGTCATTCTAGGATTTCTTTCGTCGTTTTAG
- a CDS encoding transposase family protein → MKMSFEELQDKPRVLQSLTSINVHEFATLLVSFQSAWETFVQETFQREGRKRAYGGGRTAHLRSLEDKLLFILVYFRLYPTQEVQGYLFGMSQAQANEWIHRLSGVLNQALGYEKQLPEREPANLKAVLDVCPSLEFMIDGTERPINRPKDKKDRKIYYSGKKKAHTVKNKIISERGGKVLFLSDTYEGKKHDKKIADEEGYQFPEGSQLWQDTGFQGFAPDGVSIKQPKKKPQKAELTDPQKEENRQVSKVRVEVEHQIGGIKRCQIVVQRFRNWVDHYVDDVMETACGLHNFRLTHRHGKTTGQLGTA, encoded by the coding sequence ATGAAAATGAGCTTTGAAGAGCTTCAGGATAAACCTCGGGTTTTACAAAGCTTGACCAGCATCAATGTTCACGAGTTTGCAACGCTCTTGGTCAGCTTTCAGTCAGCCTGGGAAACATTTGTGCAAGAAACATTTCAGCGCGAAGGACGCAAACGGGCTTACGGTGGTGGGAGGACAGCTCATTTGAGAAGCCTTGAGGATAAGTTGCTATTTATCTTGGTGTACTTTCGCCTATATCCGACCCAAGAAGTCCAAGGATATCTATTTGGAATGAGTCAAGCTCAAGCGAATGAATGGATCCATCGACTCAGTGGTGTACTCAATCAAGCCTTAGGTTATGAGAAACAGCTCCCAGAGCGAGAACCAGCGAACCTAAAAGCAGTACTCGACGTTTGCCCGAGCTTAGAGTTCATGATTGATGGGACCGAACGCCCCATCAATCGACCGAAGGATAAGAAAGACCGCAAGATTTATTACAGTGGCAAGAAAAAAGCCCATACGGTCAAAAACAAGATCATCAGCGAACGGGGAGGCAAGGTGTTGTTTTTGAGTGACACCTATGAAGGCAAAAAGCATGATAAGAAGATTGCTGATGAGGAAGGGTATCAGTTCCCAGAAGGGAGTCAGCTTTGGCAAGATACTGGGTTCCAAGGATTTGCCCCAGACGGAGTGAGCATCAAGCAACCAAAGAAGAAACCTCAAAAAGCAGAATTGACAGATCCGCAGAAAGAGGAAAATCGACAAGTTTCAAAGGTCCGAGTGGAGGTGGAGCATCAAATTGGGGGGATTAAACGCTGTCAGATAGTGGTTCAGAGATTTAGAAATTGGGTTGACCATTATGTTGATGACGTGATGGAAACGGCTTGTGGGCTTCATAATTTCCGGTTGACTCACCGTCATGGGAAAACTACCGGGCAATTGGGAACTGCCTAA
- a CDS encoding tetratricopeptide repeat protein — translation MEYFQKANELYDLGQFEEAVMTCDQALQVNHKDDAVWFRRGISLGKLGRYEEAIDSLDHALEIQPSCYEAWYSRALYLHCLGNNREAITSLHSALKIQPNYLLAWDMRGLILIELGRFEEALASFDHALDIEPDDVQIWINKAGAQVLLGRKKEATHSLKQALEVTPDNYPDWKMLGDMLLDLGQYEEAITSFDHALDIKPKDFEIWFLRGIALRKLGRYVRAIISCSRALFLKVKT, via the coding sequence ATGGAATATTTTCAAAAAGCTAATGAGCTTTATGATTTAGGGCAGTTTGAAGAGGCAGTAATGACTTGTGATCAAGCTCTTCAAGTTAATCATAAGGATGATGCAGTTTGGTTTAGACGAGGTATCTCTCTAGGTAAATTGGGTCGTTATGAGGAAGCAATTGATAGCTTGGATCATGCTCTAGAGATTCAACCAAGTTGTTATGAAGCTTGGTATAGTCGAGCGCTTTATTTACACTGCTTAGGCAATAATCGTGAGGCGATTACTAGCCTTCATAGTGCATTAAAGATTCAGCCAAACTATCTTTTAGCTTGGGACATGCGTGGACTGATTCTAATAGAATTAGGTCGTTTTGAAGAAGCTCTTGCTAGCTTTGATCATGCTTTAGATATTGAACCAGATGATGTTCAAATTTGGATAAATAAGGCAGGTGCCCAAGTACTATTAGGGCGTAAGAAAGAAGCAACTCACAGCCTCAAGCAGGCTCTAGAAGTTACCCCAGACAATTATCCAGATTGGAAAATGCTTGGAGACATGCTACTCGATCTAGGCCAATATGAAGAAGCAATTACGAGCTTTGACCATGCTCTAGATATAAAGCCAAAAGATTTTGAAATCTGGTTCCTCCGGGGAATTGCTTTACGGAAGTTAGGTCGTTATGTAAGAGCAATTATAAGTTGCAGTAGGGCGCTCTTCCTGAAAGTGAAAACCTAG
- a CDS encoding ATP-binding protein, giving the protein MLCPDTLTQIEVFRTLPPERLNWICDRTQHIHLTPGEVLVREGEPPLGFFIQVSGQITVSRNSNGADMPVGRHVSPSFFGEIQCLTEDLVPVTLTADTNTDLYRLNCPDFLEVLHSCRDFEKDIFRTMEKRLRGLESFIQSREKMAALGTLSAGLAHELNNPAAALVRVLKDVKPAILELQRMNLVYGQHQVDDEHTQEWLALRDHGFNAIAHPQNDPLVLGDREDALTDWLEDYGVDEAWKLAEPLAAGEVEPDILEQLMDRWRDSNTELRDMGLRWLALSFDVMGMIFRGLDGAERISTLVQSMKSYSYMDRAAQQEVDIHDGIEDTLRLFAFKLKHGIKVDRHYDQDLPKMMAFGSELNQVWTNLLDNAIDALGESPPTSEPPKITIRTCQKNSCIRVEVEDNGPGIPPEIKTRILEPFFTTKPMGKGSGLGLDVVRRIIENRHGGSLMVESAPGKTCFAIALPLPRS; this is encoded by the coding sequence ATGCTTTGTCCAGACACTTTGACCCAGATAGAAGTCTTTCGCACACTGCCTCCAGAACGCCTGAATTGGATCTGCGATCGCACACAACATATCCACTTAACCCCAGGTGAAGTCCTCGTCCGAGAAGGCGAGCCCCCACTGGGCTTTTTTATCCAAGTCAGCGGCCAAATTACCGTAAGCCGCAACAGCAATGGGGCAGATATGCCCGTGGGTCGCCATGTGAGTCCATCTTTCTTTGGGGAAATTCAATGCCTGACGGAAGATTTAGTCCCTGTTACGCTCACGGCTGATACTAATACCGACCTCTATCGACTCAATTGTCCTGACTTTTTAGAGGTGCTCCATAGTTGCCGTGACTTTGAAAAAGACATTTTTCGCACCATGGAGAAGCGGCTACGCGGCCTAGAATCTTTTATTCAAAGCCGGGAAAAAATGGCTGCGTTAGGAACACTTTCAGCAGGACTGGCCCATGAACTCAACAACCCGGCAGCCGCACTAGTGCGGGTACTGAAAGACGTGAAACCCGCCATTCTGGAATTGCAACGAATGAATTTGGTGTATGGTCAACACCAAGTGGATGATGAGCATACTCAGGAATGGTTGGCGCTAAGAGATCACGGTTTTAATGCCATTGCCCATCCCCAAAATGATCCCCTAGTCTTGGGGGATCGAGAAGATGCCCTGACTGACTGGCTAGAGGACTATGGGGTTGACGAAGCTTGGAAGTTGGCTGAACCACTCGCTGCAGGAGAAGTAGAGCCTGACATCCTTGAACAACTCATGGACCGCTGGCGTGATAGTAATACCGAACTACGGGATATGGGCCTGAGGTGGTTGGCGCTCTCCTTCGACGTCATGGGGATGATCTTCAGAGGTTTAGATGGGGCTGAGCGAATCTCGACGCTAGTGCAGTCCATGAAGTCCTATTCCTATATGGATCGGGCGGCCCAGCAAGAGGTGGATATCCATGATGGTATTGAAGATACACTGCGCTTGTTTGCATTCAAGCTCAAGCATGGCATCAAGGTTGACCGTCACTATGACCAAGACCTCCCTAAAATGATGGCTTTTGGCAGTGAGCTGAACCAAGTGTGGACCAATCTATTGGATAACGCCATCGACGCTTTAGGGGAAAGCCCTCCCACTTCCGAACCACCTAAAATTACAATTCGGACTTGTCAAAAGAACAGCTGTATCCGAGTTGAAGTGGAGGATAATGGTCCGGGCATCCCGCCTGAGATTAAAACTCGCATTTTGGAACCGTTTTTTACCACCAAACCCATGGGGAAGGGCTCGGGATTGGGACTGGATGTCGTCCGTCGGATCATTGAAAATCGCCATGGTGGCAGCCTGATGGTGGAATCTGCACCGGGAAAGACATGCTTTGCGATCGCGCTGCCGCTTCCTCGATCATAA
- a CDS encoding response regulator, producing MDKPVILAIDDDPAVLQAIARDLRKQYGDRFRIMRADSGTSALDVTQKLKLRGDTVALFLADQRMPSMSGVEFLEQASPIFPAAKRALLTAYADTDAAISAINDANLDYYLLKPWDPPEEKLYPVLDDLIADWKASFKPEFKGVKVISDRWSPDSHALRDFLSRNQIPYRWLDIESDPEAQQLVSLSGEKVSQADHPCLPLVIQADGSKLTSPSVTELAQALGQTTEAAKPFYDLVIVGGGPAGLAAAVYGASEGLRTVMIEREAPGGQAGTSSRIENYLGFPVGLSGSDLARRAVTQAKRFGVEILTPQAGQSLRTENNYHFLTLSDGSEISSHALILALGVSWRRLNMPGIKQFTGAGVYYGAAQTEAAACTNEEVYVVGGANSAGQAAMYFSKFAKTVRILVRGESLTKSMSQYLIDQIDGTNNIEVLPFHSVVEAQGSEKLERILVKDSQVDEVKTFETNSLFIFIGATPSTEWLGDQVYRDQRGFICTGPDVDTSLGWPLERDRFLLETNVPGIFAVGDVRHNSIKRVASGVGEGSICVQFVHRHLANL from the coding sequence ATGGATAAGCCCGTCATTCTAGCCATCGACGATGATCCAGCCGTGCTCCAAGCGATCGCCCGTGACCTGCGCAAGCAATATGGCGATCGTTTCCGCATTATGCGGGCTGACTCTGGGACCAGTGCCCTGGATGTGACTCAGAAGCTCAAACTGCGCGGCGATACCGTGGCGCTCTTCTTGGCTGACCAGCGAATGCCCAGTATGAGCGGGGTGGAATTTCTGGAACAGGCCAGCCCTATTTTTCCTGCTGCGAAGCGGGCGCTACTGACAGCCTATGCCGATACCGATGCGGCGATATCTGCAATCAATGATGCCAACCTGGACTACTATTTGCTCAAACCTTGGGATCCGCCAGAAGAGAAGTTGTATCCCGTTCTGGATGACTTAATCGCCGACTGGAAAGCGAGCTTTAAGCCAGAGTTTAAGGGAGTGAAAGTGATTAGCGATCGCTGGTCCCCGGACTCCCATGCCCTGCGCGATTTTCTCTCTCGCAACCAAATTCCTTACCGCTGGCTGGATATCGAAAGCGATCCTGAAGCCCAACAGTTGGTCAGTCTGTCCGGTGAAAAAGTGAGCCAGGCGGATCATCCTTGCCTTCCCCTCGTGATCCAAGCAGATGGCTCTAAACTGACGAGCCCCAGCGTCACAGAACTGGCCCAAGCTCTGGGGCAAACGACCGAAGCGGCAAAGCCGTTCTACGATTTAGTGATTGTGGGGGGTGGCCCAGCGGGGTTGGCTGCTGCTGTTTATGGTGCCTCTGAGGGACTGCGTACAGTGATGATTGAGCGCGAAGCGCCTGGCGGCCAAGCGGGCACCAGCTCTCGCATTGAAAACTATTTGGGCTTTCCGGTTGGTTTAAGCGGCAGTGACCTGGCCCGCCGCGCCGTTACCCAGGCCAAGCGCTTCGGTGTTGAAATTCTCACGCCCCAAGCTGGCCAAAGCCTGCGTACCGAGAACAATTACCATTTTCTGACGCTGTCCGATGGTAGCGAAATCAGCAGTCATGCCTTAATTCTGGCGCTGGGGGTCTCCTGGCGTAGGCTAAACATGCCTGGCATTAAACAGTTTACGGGGGCAGGCGTGTACTACGGCGCAGCCCAAACGGAAGCCGCCGCCTGCACGAACGAAGAGGTCTACGTGGTAGGTGGTGCCAACTCAGCGGGCCAAGCAGCTATGTACTTTTCTAAGTTTGCCAAGACAGTGCGCATATTGGTGCGGGGCGAGTCTCTCACCAAAAGCATGTCCCAATATCTGATTGACCAAATCGATGGCACAAACAACATTGAAGTGTTGCCGTTTCATAGTGTGGTGGAAGCTCAGGGGAGCGAGAAGCTGGAGCGGATTCTGGTCAAGGATTCCCAGGTCGATGAGGTGAAAACGTTTGAGACCAATTCCCTGTTTATCTTTATCGGAGCAACTCCCAGTACGGAGTGGTTGGGCGACCAGGTATATCGAGATCAACGGGGCTTTATTTGTACGGGGCCAGATGTGGATACATCGTTAGGCTGGCCCCTGGAGCGCGATCGCTTCTTGTTAGAAACCAACGTACCTGGCATTTTTGCGGTGGGTGATGTGCGCCATAACTCGATCAAACGGGTGGCCTCTGGCGTGGGTGAAGGCTCCATTTGCGTCCAGTTTGTTCATCGCCATTTAGCCAACCTGTAG
- a CDS encoding SDR family oxidoreductase, translating into MRLVLAQEGQSRSDLSGPFEQIKSSVDSKLLGQVNLFQVGNKYVREGGSITLSSGYLAQHPMEGGAVISLVNAALDAFAKAAAFELGSSLRVNTVSPRFVKETMEKMGMDSSSGISAADTAKAYKYAVEISEFGQAFDIADYL; encoded by the coding sequence TTGCGCCTGGTTTTGGCACAAGAGGGGCAATCGAGATCCGATTTGAGCGGCCCTTTTGAACAGATCAAATCATCCGTTGACAGTAAGTTATTGGGGCAGGTCAATCTATTTCAGGTAGGCAATAAATATGTGCGCGAAGGAGGAAGCATTACCTTATCATCAGGCTATTTGGCACAACACCCAATGGAGGGGGGAGCAGTGATCAGCCTTGTCAATGCCGCTCTAGATGCGTTCGCGAAAGCAGCTGCATTCGAATTAGGTTCAAGCCTAAGAGTGAATACCGTTAGTCCTCGATTTGTAAAAGAAACTATGGAAAAAATGGGTATGGATAGTTCAAGCGGGATCTCAGCAGCAGATACGGCCAAAGCTTATAAGTACGCCGTAGAAATCAGTGAATTCGGTCAGGCTTTTGACATTGCGGATTACCTTTAA